From one Lolium rigidum isolate FL_2022 chromosome 4, APGP_CSIRO_Lrig_0.1, whole genome shotgun sequence genomic stretch:
- the LOC124649001 gene encoding mitochondrial import inner membrane translocase subunit TIM50-like, which translates to MFRVAVARSRRLLPPRAAAALSSFSAASTAPLFPSRAAAAAAAEAAAAAAAGAGAEAAAAAAAPPPAAPRRWGRSLLKFGAFAALTGALGAVGYVTHAYTLTEVALNTQEFRKMMTTPPHIEEDATEFEKFQAMALAEAKKVPVAAIEFYLDTRNTIENHVTGFTEPTSDKLLPDLLPEYNGVITLVLDLNETLVYSDWQRDRGWKTFKRPGVDAFVQYMSQFYEVVVYSDQTSMYVDPVIERLDPKGYIMYRLSRPATKYQDGKHYRDLSKLNRKPEHVLYISAHALESCLQLENCVSIKPWKLETDDTQLLDLIPFLEYLATARPTDVRPVLASFQGQDIATEFAKRAKVVGRQKQERKSIWRR; encoded by the exons ATGTTCCGCGTCGCCGTCGCGAgatcgcgccgcctcctcccgccccgggccgccgccgccctctcctccttctccgccgcctccaccgccccCTTGttcccctcccgcgccgccgccgctgccgccgcagaggcagcggccgcggccgcggccggggCTGGCGCGgaggctgcggctgcggcggcagCGCCTCCTCCCGCGGCGCCCAGGCGGTGGGGCCGGAGCCTGCTCAAGTTCGGCGCCTTCGCGGCCCTCACCGGAGCCCTCGGCGCCGTCGGCTACGTCACCCACG CCTACACGCTGACCGAGGTGGCCCTCAACACCCAGGAGTTCAGGAAGATGATGACCACGCCGCCCCACATCGAGGAGGACGCCACCGAATTTGAG AAATTTCAGGCTATGGCTTTGGCGGAAGCTAAGAAAG TTCCTGTTGCAGCGATAGAGTTCTACTTGGATACGAGGAACACAATCGAAAATCACGTGACG GGCTTCACTGAACCTACATCAGACAAACTGTTGCCAGATTTGCTTCCAGAATACAATGGTGTCATCACCCTAGTTCTTGATCTGAATGAGACTCTTGTATACTCTGATTGGCAG CGTGACAGAGGTTGGAAGACATTTAAGAGACCAGGAGTTGATGCCTTTGTGCAATATATGTCACAGTTTTATGAAGTTGTTGTATATTCTGATCAAACATCCATG TACGTGGATCCTGTCATTGAAAGGTTGGACCCAAAGGGTTACATCATGTACAGGTTATCAAGGCCTGCAACTAAGTACCAAGATGGTAAACATTATCgg GATTTGTCAAAGTTGAACAGAAAACCTGAACATGTTCTTTATATCAGCGCGCATGCTCTTGAATCTTGCCTGCAACTTGAAAATTGTGTTAGTATCAAACCTTGGAAACTTGAAACTGATGACACCCAATTGTTGGATCTGATTCCATTTCTTGAGT ATCTTGCCACTGCAAGGCCTACTGATGTCCGGCCAGTGCTTGCTTCCTTTCAAGGTCAGGACATAGCTACAGAGTTTGCCAAGCGTGCAAAGGTAGTGGGAAG GCAAAAGCAAGAGCGTAAGAGCATATGGCGGCGATGA
- the LOC124649002 gene encoding transcription factor TCP13-like: MISGKRGNDEELQQASSRRKIEHPAAAKALQAAASSRHWSASTESRIVRVSRVFGGKDRHSKVRTVKGLRDRRVRLSVPTAIQLYDLQDRLGLNQPSKVVDWLLNVAQHEIDKLPPLHFPPNDDDLFSGHHLQPPSSMAMAMVPPFSHATSNAASMLVDKAAVDHCDDGDLKGFMSLSHSLGLVNGASMPSLATHASPYHNHHFAAHEAWSNGGDVHDMGGHRASHHQVAAAHHHTPFPSLLSLAPMSQFVFYSPEGGFAMKDGSDDQFPVDNLDDSQGQLSLSSARSFLHS; this comes from the coding sequence ATGATAAGCGGCAAACGTGGAAACGACGAGGAGCTGCAGCAGGCCAGCAGCCGCCGGAAAATCGAGCACCCGGCGGCAGCCAAGGCGCTGCAGGCCGCGGCGAGCTCGCGGCACTGGTCGGCGTCGACGGAGTCGCGGATCGTGCGCGTGTCGCGGGTGTTCGGTGGAAAGGACCGGCACAGCAAGGTGAGGACCGTCAAGGGCCTCCGCGACCGCCGGGTGCGCCTCTCCGTGCCGACGGCCATCCAGCTCTACGACCTCCAGGATCGCCTCGGCCTCAACCAGCCCAGCAAGGTCGTAGACTGGCTGCTCAACGTCGCCCAGCACGAGATCGACAAGCTACCGCCGCTCCACTTCCCGCCGAACGATGACGACCTCTTCTCCGGACACCACCTGCAGCCGCCCTCCTCGATGGCCATGGCCATGGTGCCGCCGTTCTCACACGCCACCTCGAACGCGGCATCCATGCTTGTCGACAAGGCGGCGGTGGACCACTGCGACGACGGCGACCTCAAGGGGTTCATGAGCCTGAGCCACTCGCTCGGCCTTGTCAACGGCGCCTCCATGCCGTCGTTGGCTACCCATGCCAGCCCATACCACAATCACCACTTCGCCGCTCATGAGGCCTGGAGCAATGGCGGCGATGTGCACGACATGGGCGGCCATCGCGCTTCGCATCATCAGGTGGCGGCGGCTCACCACCACACGCCGTTCCCGTCGCTGCTGTCGTTGGCCCCGATGTCCCAGTTTGTCTTCTACTCGCCGGAGGGAGGGTTCGCCATGAAAGATGGTTCCGATGATCAGTTCCCCGTAGATAACCTTGACGACTCGCAAGGTCAACTCTCGCTGAGCTCAGCGAGAAGCTTCCTTCACTCGTGA